TAGTGGCCAAGCACGAATACGTGCTTATTAAAACTTGGAGATAAACGTGAAATATCAAAGTATGGGGACGGTTTACCTGATAGCTCTGGGTGCTTTTGCACTGGGAATGGCTTCTTACGTTATTGCAGGGCTGGTGCCAATGATTGTCAGCGATTTTAGTGTGTCGGTTGCCAGGGCTGGTCAGTTGGTTACCGCCTTTACACTGGCCTATGGCATCGGATCACCGGTATTTGTTGCTCTGCTACCAGCCAATAAGCAGCGTTTAGGTCTATTGATCGCGCTGGCTATTTTCACCGTAGCCAACCTGGTTAGTGCACTGGTAACGACCTATACAGCTCTGGTCGTTAGTAGAATTTTTGCTGGCGTAGGCGCCGGTGTATATCTAGCCATGGGGATTGCTGCATCGGCTGCCGTTGTACCAAAGGATAAACGTGGCCAAGCACTGGCGATCATTATGGGTGGAATGGCCAGCGGCACCGTATTAGGCGTGCCTGCCGGACTAATGATCGCTGAGCAATTGGGATGGGCCTCAACGATGTGGCTTATTGCTATTCTTGGGCTCGTCTCAATGGTGAGTCTGGCAATAAAACTTCCTGCACTTCCCGCCTCAGAAGCCTCCACCCTTCGGGAAAAATTTACCATCCTTAAAGATATGAAAGTCACTTTGATTCTGACAGTTTCCCTATTAGCTGCAGTATCTAGCCTTGGGCTTTACACCTATATCGCGCCCATAATGGCTAATGAAAGCTTCGGTGGTATTTCAAATATCACTCCTTGGCTGTGGGTATGGGGTATTGGCGGTGTAGTGGGCAGTTTCCTTATTGGCCCTATAGCAGATCGCGTTAGCGGACCAAAGCTCGTGGCCATTATCATGCTTATGCTGACCGTATCCCTAGCTGCCCTACCCTTCACCGCGGGTGTTAATGCCTGGCTAGCAATGGTGCCGATTGCCATATGGGGAGCTGTGGGTTGGGCGCTACAAGTACCCCAGAACAATCAGTTGATATCCGCACGTGAAGGAATTGGCGGTGGCAACGTAGCCGTAGCGCTCAATGAATCAGCACTTTACCTGGGTAGCGCGATTGGTGCCGCTGCTGGCGGGCTAATATTTGCCTTCCAGTTGGGAGGGTGGGCACTGCCTTTTACTGCCGCATCCATTGCGGGGCTTGGATTACTGTTGCAATTAATAGCACTGAAATCAAATGGCATATTTAGCGCAAACAAGCCTGCCAGCTGTAGCTCTTCCTGACTGTCATATCGATATATCGAGGCCTCGCTGCTCACTGGTTAAATAAAGGCACGAGGCCTTACTACTTCTACCACAAATGCCCAAGCCGATTCTCACCCGTGAGCAGGTCTGCACCAGCATCATCCTTTTACCCGGTTGGCTCACGGTGGTGGAAGCCAAACGCGGGGTGTTGAATGAGGCGGTGACGAGGGACGTTATGAGGGTTAGTGGAATCGAGGGTCAAAGCCTTTAACACATATGGCTTTGTAGTTAATGTG
This DNA window, taken from Vreelandella profundi, encodes the following:
- a CDS encoding MFS transporter, which encodes MKYQSMGTVYLIALGAFALGMASYVIAGLVPMIVSDFSVSVARAGQLVTAFTLAYGIGSPVFVALLPANKQRLGLLIALAIFTVANLVSALVTTYTALVVSRIFAGVGAGVYLAMGIAASAAVVPKDKRGQALAIIMGGMASGTVLGVPAGLMIAEQLGWASTMWLIAILGLVSMVSLAIKLPALPASEASTLREKFTILKDMKVTLILTVSLLAAVSSLGLYTYIAPIMANESFGGISNITPWLWVWGIGGVVGSFLIGPIADRVSGPKLVAIIMLMLTVSLAALPFTAGVNAWLAMVPIAIWGAVGWALQVPQNNQLISAREGIGGGNVAVALNESALYLGSAIGAAAGGLIFAFQLGGWALPFTAASIAGLGLLLQLIALKSNGIFSANKPASCSSS